In one Agrobacterium tumefaciens genomic region, the following are encoded:
- a CDS encoding penicillin-binding protein 1A, whose translation MIRLIGYFFGLASVLFLCAAAAGAIYLHGVTKDLPDYAVLSTYEPPVTTRVHAGNGALMAEYAHEKRLFLPIQAIPDRVKAAFLSAEDKNFYNHPGVDVFGLGRAILVNIQNLGSGRRPVGASTITQQVAKNFLLTNDQTIDRKLKEAILSFRIEQTYSKDKILELYLNEIFFGLNSYGIAGAALTYFNKSVTELTIAETAYLASLPKGPANYHPIRREKAALERRDWVIDRMAENGYITVADATDAKKQPLGVNLRRGGAHIFASDYFAEEVRRQIVEKYGEEALLEGGLSVRTSFDPQIQMEARKALQDGLVQYDERRGFRGPVEKIETAGDWTAALAKVKGLRDVPEWKVAVVLAVAADGVDIGVQPDTETEDGDKRTRGHISAENMRWAYRDATGKKATAKSPVGVVAAGDVIYAQPLSNSGNEYRLRQPPKVQGGMVVMDPHTGRVLAMVGGFSYAQSEFNRSTQAMRQPGSSFKPFIYAAALDNGYTPASVILDAPIEVVSGGQVWKPQNYGGGSAGPSTLRLGIEKSRNLMTVRLAQDMGMNLVAEYAERFGIYDKMPPLLAMSLGSGETTVMRMVSAYSVIANGGKQIKPTLIDRIQDRYGKTIFRHEERACEGCNATSWQNQDEPVIVDNREQVLDPMTAYQTTSMLEGVVQRGTAAGKIKVDLPVAGKTGTTNDEKDAWFVGYTPDMVAGLYIGFDSPAPLGRGGTGGSLSAPIFGEFISDAAKHMEPSKFIVPSGMNFVAVNRKTGMAAVEGEPDTIMEAFKPGTGPADSFSVIGAENYMSQEDILKTSPQAQQAITGGGGGLY comes from the coding sequence ATGATCAGACTGATTGGATATTTTTTCGGCTTGGCCAGCGTGCTCTTCCTGTGCGCCGCCGCCGCCGGTGCAATTTATTTGCACGGCGTGACGAAAGACCTGCCGGATTACGCAGTTCTGAGCACGTATGAGCCGCCGGTAACAACCCGCGTGCATGCCGGCAACGGTGCGCTGATGGCGGAATACGCCCATGAAAAGCGCCTGTTCCTGCCGATCCAGGCCATACCCGACCGGGTGAAGGCGGCGTTCCTTTCGGCGGAAGACAAGAATTTCTACAACCATCCGGGTGTCGACGTCTTCGGTCTCGGCCGCGCCATTCTCGTCAATATCCAGAATCTCGGCTCCGGCCGCCGTCCGGTCGGTGCGTCCACCATCACCCAGCAGGTGGCGAAGAACTTCCTGCTGACCAACGACCAGACCATCGACCGCAAGCTCAAGGAAGCCATTCTTTCCTTCCGCATCGAGCAGACCTATTCCAAGGACAAGATTCTCGAACTTTATCTCAACGAGATTTTCTTCGGCCTGAATTCCTACGGCATTGCCGGTGCGGCGCTCACCTATTTCAACAAATCGGTGACGGAACTGACGATTGCCGAGACAGCTTATCTCGCATCGCTGCCGAAGGGTCCTGCCAACTATCACCCGATCCGTCGCGAAAAGGCGGCTCTCGAGCGCCGCGACTGGGTGATCGACCGCATGGCCGAAAACGGCTACATCACCGTCGCCGACGCCACGGACGCCAAAAAACAGCCGCTTGGCGTTAATCTGCGTCGCGGTGGCGCGCATATTTTCGCGTCCGATTATTTCGCCGAAGAAGTTCGCCGCCAGATTGTCGAGAAATACGGCGAAGAAGCGCTTCTTGAAGGTGGGCTCTCGGTCCGCACCTCTTTCGATCCGCAGATCCAGATGGAAGCGCGCAAGGCGCTTCAGGACGGTCTGGTGCAATATGATGAGCGTCGCGGTTTCCGCGGACCCGTCGAAAAGATCGAGACCGCCGGCGACTGGACGGCGGCGCTCGCCAAGGTCAAGGGCCTGCGCGACGTTCCCGAATGGAAAGTCGCAGTCGTGCTCGCCGTTGCTGCCGATGGCGTCGATATCGGCGTGCAGCCGGACACGGAAACGGAGGATGGCGACAAACGCACACGCGGCCATATCTCCGCTGAAAACATGCGCTGGGCCTATCGTGATGCCACCGGCAAGAAGGCGACTGCCAAGTCGCCGGTCGGTGTCGTGGCGGCAGGCGATGTGATCTATGCGCAGCCGCTTTCCAATTCCGGCAACGAATATCGTTTGCGCCAGCCGCCGAAAGTGCAGGGCGGCATGGTGGTGATGGACCCGCATACCGGCCGTGTTCTGGCCATGGTCGGCGGTTTCTCCTATGCGCAGTCGGAATTCAACCGCTCCACGCAGGCGATGCGCCAGCCGGGCTCCTCCTTCAAGCCGTTCATCTATGCGGCAGCGCTGGACAATGGTTATACCCCGGCATCTGTCATTCTCGACGCGCCGATCGAAGTTGTGTCGGGCGGTCAGGTCTGGAAGCCGCAGAATTACGGCGGGGGCTCCGCCGGTCCGTCCACGCTGCGTCTCGGTATCGAAAAATCCCGTAACCTCATGACCGTGCGTCTGGCGCAGGACATGGGCATGAATCTGGTGGCGGAATATGCCGAACGCTTCGGTATCTATGACAAGATGCCGCCGCTTCTGGCCATGTCGCTCGGTTCGGGTGAAACGACAGTCATGCGTATGGTCTCGGCCTATTCGGTCATTGCCAATGGCGGCAAGCAGATCAAGCCGACGCTGATCGACCGTATTCAGGACCGCTACGGCAAGACCATCTTCCGCCACGAGGAGCGCGCCTGCGAGGGCTGCAACGCGACAAGCTGGCAGAATCAGGACGAGCCCGTCATCGTTGACAATCGCGAGCAGGTTCTCGACCCGATGACCGCCTACCAGACGACGTCCATGCTGGAAGGTGTCGTGCAGCGCGGCACGGCGGCGGGCAAGATCAAGGTCGATCTGCCGGTTGCCGGCAAGACGGGCACCACCAACGATGAAAAGGACGCCTGGTTCGTCGGTTATACACCGGACATGGTCGCCGGCCTTTATATCGGTTTCGATTCGCCGGCACCTCTCGGTCGCGGCGGCACGGGTGGCTCGCTGTCCGCGCCGATCTTCGGCGAGTTCATCTCCGATGCGGCCAAGCACATGGAGCCGAGCAAGTTCATCGTGCCGAGCGGCATGAACTTCGTCGCTGTCAACCGCAAGACCGGCATGGCGGCAGTTGAAGGCGAACCGGACACCATCATGGAAGCCTTCAAGCCCGGCACCGGCCCGGCCGACAGCTTCTCGGTAATCGGCGCGGAAAACTACATGTCGCAGGAAGATATTCTGAAGACCTCGCCGCAGGCGCAGCAGGCCATTACCGGCGGCGGCGGCGGTCTTTATTGA
- a CDS encoding peptide chain release factor 2 (programmed frameshift): protein MRNEIVNVVDEIKQAISLLRRHLDWDQAIRRLDWLNNKAEDPTLWNDATEAQKLMRERQQLDDSISGVKALEQQLKDNIELIELGEMEGDDEIVKDAEDALKALKNEANRRQVEAMLSGEADSNDTYLEVHSGAGGTESQDWANMLLRMYTRWADREGFKVEVLEVHDGEEAGIKSATILVKGHNAFGWLKTESGVHRLVRISPYDSNARRHTSFSSVWVYPVVDDSIQIDVNESDCRIDTYRSSGAGGQHVNTTDSAVRITHIPTGIAVACQQERSQHKNRAKAWDMLRARLYEVELQKREEAANAQAASKTDIGWGHQIRSYVLQPYQLVKDLRTGVESTAPGNVLDGDLNEFMEAALAHRISGGADVEVADID from the exons ATGCGCAATGAAATCGTGAACGTAGTCGACGAAATCAAGCAGGCCATAAGCCTGCTGAGGAGGCATCTT GACTGGGACCAGGCAATAAGACGACTGGACTGGTTGAATAACAAGGCAGAGGACCCGACCCTCTGGAACGACGCCACCGAGGCCCAGAAGCTGATGCGCGAGCGCCAGCAGCTGGATGACAGCATCAGCGGCGTGAAGGCGCTTGAGCAGCAGCTCAAGGACAATATCGAGCTGATCGAACTCGGCGAGATGGAAGGCGACGACGAGATCGTCAAGGACGCCGAAGACGCGCTTAAGGCGCTGAAGAACGAGGCGAACCGTCGTCAGGTGGAAGCCATGCTCTCGGGCGAGGCGGACAGCAACGACACCTATCTCGAAGTGCACTCCGGCGCCGGCGGCACGGAAAGCCAGGACTGGGCGAACATGCTGCTGCGCATGTATACCCGCTGGGCGGACCGCGAAGGTTTCAAGGTCGAGGTGCTCGAAGTTCACGACGGCGAAGAAGCCGGCATCAAATCCGCGACGATCCTCGTCAAGGGTCACAATGCCTTTGGCTGGCTGAAGACGGAATCGGGCGTGCATCGTCTCGTTCGCATTTCGCCCTATGACAGCAATGCGCGTCGCCACACGTCGTTCTCCTCCGTCTGGGTCTACCCGGTGGTTGACGATTCGATCCAGATCGACGTCAACGAAAGCGATTGCCGTATCGATACCTATCGGTCGTCCGGCGCGGGCGGCCAGCACGTCAACACCACCGATTCGGCCGTGCGCATTACGCATATTCCGACCGGTATCGCGGTTGCCTGCCAGCAGGAACGCTCGCAGCACAAGAACCGCGCCAAGGCGTGGGACATGCTGCGCGCCCGCCTTTACGAGGTGGAGTTGCAGAAGCGGGAAGAGGCAGCCAATGCACAGGCCGCTTCCAAGACCGATATCGGCTGGGGCCACCAGATCCGTTCCTACGTTCTGCAGCCTTACCAGCTGGTCAAGGACCTGCGTACTGGCGTGGAAAGCACTGCACCCGGCAACGTGCTGGACGGTGACCTGAACGAGTTCATGGAAGCTGCTCTCGCTCACCGCATCAGCGGCGGCGCGGACGTGGAAGTGGCGGATATCGACTGA
- a CDS encoding cysteine hydrolase family protein, which yields MKQALYIVDVQPSFNPPASLVADITALAATMPSVASVERHDESVTPFERQLGWKPGRDDCSLVQADRIFIKHGYAPPREAVDHLLSLKVERVLVCGIQADTCVLAAGFTFFDAGLHPTLLPWLTVGSSLDRSGELGARLWKHHFGAVLSGPHELKPDGL from the coding sequence ATGAAACAGGCGCTTTATATCGTCGACGTCCAGCCAAGCTTCAATCCGCCGGCTTCGCTGGTGGCGGACATAACCGCGCTCGCCGCCACCATGCCGAGCGTCGCCAGCGTCGAGCGCCATGATGAGAGCGTGACACCTTTCGAGCGGCAACTGGGCTGGAAGCCGGGCAGGGATGATTGCTCGCTGGTTCAGGCGGATCGGATATTCATCAAGCACGGTTATGCGCCGCCAAGGGAAGCGGTCGACCATCTCCTGTCCCTGAAGGTCGAGAGGGTGCTGGTCTGCGGTATTCAGGCTGATACCTGCGTGCTGGCCGCCGGTTTCACGTTTTTCGACGCAGGGCTTCACCCTACGCTGCTGCCGTGGCTGACGGTTGGTTCAAGCCTCGACCGCAGCGGCGAACTCGGCGCCAGATTATGGAAACATCATTTCGGCGCAGTTCTTTCCGGGCCGCATGAGCTTAAACCGGACGGGCTCTAG
- a CDS encoding NAD kinase: MSHSTYSLSFVASASEEAQMAMEELKTAYGNAPFEEAEVIVALGGDGFMLQILNETMNSGRRVYGMNRGSVGFLMNDYRVEGLRERIAVATGNDFHPLRMTTTDSDGDEFTALAMNEVSLFRQSHQAAKLRVEVDGKVRLEELICDGMMVATPAGSTAYNFSAHGPILPLESPLLALTPVSAFRPRRWRGALLPNKVTVDIHVLERDKRPVNAVADHTEVKSVRHVRIAQSQDRTARILSDPDRSWSDRVLAEQFNN; encoded by the coding sequence ATGTCGCATTCTACCTATTCACTATCCTTCGTTGCATCCGCCTCCGAGGAGGCGCAGATGGCGATGGAGGAGCTGAAAACGGCTTACGGCAACGCGCCTTTCGAGGAAGCGGAGGTGATCGTCGCGCTGGGCGGCGACGGCTTCATGCTGCAAATCCTCAACGAGACGATGAATTCCGGCAGACGCGTCTACGGCATGAACCGGGGATCGGTCGGTTTTTTGATGAATGACTACCGCGTGGAAGGCCTGCGCGAGCGCATCGCGGTGGCGACAGGCAATGATTTTCATCCGCTGCGCATGACGACGACGGATTCCGATGGCGACGAGTTTACGGCACTCGCCATGAATGAGGTGAGCCTCTTCCGGCAGTCGCATCAGGCCGCCAAGCTTCGCGTCGAGGTGGATGGCAAGGTTCGGCTGGAAGAGCTGATCTGCGACGGCATGATGGTGGCGACGCCTGCGGGGTCGACGGCCTATAATTTCTCCGCCCATGGGCCGATCCTGCCGCTCGAATCACCGCTTCTGGCGCTTACCCCCGTCAGCGCATTCCGGCCACGCCGCTGGCGCGGCGCTCTATTGCCGAACAAGGTGACGGTCGACATTCATGTTCTGGAGCGTGACAAGCGCCCGGTGAACGCCGTGGCCGACCATACGGAGGTGAAATCCGTGCGCCATGTGCGGATTGCGCAATCGCAGGACAGAACGGCCAGAATTCTCTCGGATCCGGACCGTTCGTGGTCCGACCGGGTTCTCGCTGAACAATTCAACAATTGA
- a CDS encoding PhzF family phenazine biosynthesis protein: protein MVLNYNIYDVFTETKMAGNPLAVMYDADDLDKATMQAIAREMNLSETVFVNRSGNPAHAASVRIFTPSGELPFAGHPTVGAAVAIAERNRGEGDDDIDMVCVLEEQVGPVRCAVKMRAGAVSFAEFDLPRKSSRVDLPLDHAALADALGVSEGHLGFENHVPSIWTAGVPFLFVPLHNIAAIRDMDFDANLWLRTAPLVEGRLAAAYIYCRGGVNHAAKFHARMFSPDMGISEDPATGSAVAALSGAIHHFDGLTDGHYPILVEQGVEMERPSHIHLRMDIKDGEIARARIGGHAVRVASGTFEL from the coding sequence GTGGTGCTGAACTACAATATCTACGATGTCTTTACCGAGACCAAAATGGCGGGAAACCCGCTGGCGGTCATGTATGACGCGGATGATCTCGACAAGGCGACAATGCAGGCGATCGCGCGGGAAATGAATCTTTCCGAGACCGTTTTCGTCAATCGTTCGGGCAATCCCGCCCACGCAGCGTCGGTACGCATATTCACGCCTTCAGGTGAATTGCCTTTCGCCGGCCATCCCACCGTCGGTGCTGCGGTCGCTATCGCCGAGCGTAACCGCGGCGAGGGCGATGACGATATCGACATGGTCTGCGTGCTGGAGGAGCAGGTGGGCCCGGTGCGCTGTGCGGTCAAGATGCGCGCCGGCGCGGTCAGCTTCGCCGAATTCGACCTGCCGCGCAAATCTTCGCGCGTCGACCTGCCGCTCGATCATGCCGCGCTTGCCGATGCGCTGGGTGTGAGCGAAGGGCATCTCGGCTTTGAAAATCATGTGCCGTCGATCTGGACGGCCGGCGTGCCGTTCCTGTTCGTGCCGTTGCACAATATCGCCGCCATCAGGGACATGGATTTCGATGCCAATCTGTGGCTGCGCACCGCGCCGCTGGTGGAAGGACGCCTGGCGGCGGCCTACATCTACTGTCGCGGCGGCGTCAATCATGCGGCAAAGTTCCATGCCCGCATGTTCTCACCGGATATGGGGATTTCCGAAGACCCCGCAACCGGCTCTGCCGTCGCCGCCCTTTCCGGCGCGATCCATCATTTCGACGGCCTGACCGATGGGCACTACCCTATCCTCGTAGAGCAGGGCGTGGAGATGGAGCGGCCTTCTCACATCCACCTGCGCATGGACATCAAGGATGGCGAAATCGCCCGCGCCCGCATCGGCGGCCACGCGGTGCGTGTTGCTTCAGGCACGTTCGAGCTTTGA
- a CDS encoding Hpt domain-containing protein: MAAVSIAFEAPDNCGGAPAAGTRPIDFDHLARQTMGDKDLEIEVLKLFSRNARAALHEIAGADDKAVRATAHRLKGAAQAIGASAVSTAAAAVEDNGNDSAAIARLAAAIVEAENFILKLCR, encoded by the coding sequence ATGGCAGCGGTCAGTATTGCTTTCGAAGCTCCGGATAATTGCGGCGGTGCGCCGGCCGCAGGCACAAGGCCCATCGATTTCGATCATCTTGCCCGCCAGACGATGGGCGACAAGGATCTCGAAATCGAGGTGCTGAAGCTGTTCAGCCGCAATGCACGCGCAGCCCTTCACGAAATCGCCGGTGCTGACGACAAGGCTGTCAGGGCAACCGCCCACCGTCTGAAAGGCGCCGCTCAGGCCATCGGCGCATCCGCCGTGTCCACGGCCGCGGCAGCGGTGGAGGACAATGGCAACGACAGCGCGGCTATCGCAAGGCTCGCCGCTGCCATTGTTGAAGCGGAAAACTTCATCCTCAAGCTCTGCCGCTGA
- a CDS encoding (2Fe-2S)-binding protein produces the protein MTKLTIVAFDGTPHELDVSNGSTVMENAVRNSIPGIDAECGGACACATCHVYVDDAWAERVGGPEPMEEDMLDFAFDVRPTSRLSCQIKMNDEFDGLVVHVPERQG, from the coding sequence ATGACAAAACTGACCATCGTTGCCTTTGACGGCACGCCCCATGAACTTGACGTGAGCAACGGTTCCACCGTCATGGAGAACGCCGTGCGCAACTCCATTCCCGGCATCGATGCGGAATGCGGCGGCGCCTGTGCCTGTGCGACCTGTCATGTCTATGTCGACGATGCATGGGCGGAGCGCGTCGGCGGGCCTGAGCCGATGGAAGAGGACATGCTGGATTTCGCTTTCGATGTGCGTCCCACTTCGCGTCTTTCCTGTCAGATCAAGATGAATGACGAGTTTGACGGTCTTGTCGTTCACGTTCCCGAGCGCCAGGGCTGA
- a CDS encoding DUF922 domain-containing Zn-dependent protease — MTKSSRALCTALTGALALSMPGSAFSETIVRKTYSYFSISGKTAADLDQQLSKHGPLTRNTGARHPGATEIKFGGELTYVEKNGLCSVGTAKVVLNTRILLPQWKNRRRTTAELAFIWDTLLADIKRHEERHAEIARTHARTLERQLTALRPQKNCETLQEMVGKITQTVMDEHDKDQMRFDVVESKNFDARMTRLLKNRLEQGQNRR, encoded by the coding sequence ATGACCAAATCATCACGTGCTCTTTGCACCGCTCTTACGGGTGCATTGGCCCTTTCCATGCCCGGATCGGCTTTTTCAGAAACTATCGTCCGCAAAACCTATTCCTATTTTTCGATCAGCGGCAAAACCGCCGCCGATCTGGACCAGCAGCTTTCCAAGCACGGTCCGCTGACCCGCAACACCGGTGCACGCCATCCGGGTGCTACCGAGATCAAATTCGGCGGCGAGCTCACCTATGTCGAAAAGAACGGCCTGTGCAGCGTGGGAACGGCGAAGGTGGTGCTGAATACCCGCATCCTCCTGCCGCAATGGAAAAACCGGCGGCGCACCACGGCGGAGCTGGCCTTTATCTGGGACACGCTGCTTGCCGATATCAAGCGCCACGAGGAACGCCACGCGGAAATCGCCCGCACCCATGCCCGCACGCTCGAAAGGCAATTAACGGCGCTTCGCCCGCAGAAAAACTGCGAGACGCTGCAGGAAATGGTCGGCAAGATCACCCAGACGGTGATGGACGAGCACGACAAGGACCAGATGCGCTTCGATGTGGTGGAATCGAAAAATTTCGATGCCCGCATGACGCGGCTTTTGAAAAACCGGCTCGAACAGGGCCAGAACCGGCGCTAA
- the folP gene encoding dihydropteroate synthase yields the protein MITAGSNVWQAAHGRSLKLDGRGRIMAIVNATPDSFSDGGRYLAVDAAFSHALSCVEEGADIIDIGGESTRPGAAAVTEAEEQDRVLPVIEKLRRETDVLISIDTYRASTARLAIGTGAHIVNDVFGLQKDAEMAGVVAATRAGVCIMHTGRDRQKLADVIADQFEFLNRSLEIAEDAGIGRDAIVLDPGFGFAKDESENVALMARFGELAAFGLPVLAGTSRKRFIGSLTGRDAAEERDIGTAATTAILRLAGASIFRVHNVAATRDALAIADAVLAKTSAKADA from the coding sequence GTGATAACAGCCGGCAGCAATGTGTGGCAAGCGGCCCATGGTCGCTCCCTGAAACTTGATGGGCGTGGCCGTATTATGGCCATCGTCAATGCCACGCCCGATTCCTTTTCCGATGGCGGCCGTTATCTCGCCGTCGATGCGGCTTTTTCCCATGCGCTGAGCTGTGTGGAGGAGGGCGCCGACATCATCGATATAGGCGGGGAATCCACCCGGCCGGGTGCGGCCGCAGTAACGGAAGCCGAGGAACAGGACCGGGTGTTGCCCGTCATCGAGAAATTGCGCCGCGAGACGGATGTGCTGATTTCGATCGATACCTATCGCGCTTCGACAGCGCGGCTGGCGATCGGGACAGGTGCACATATCGTCAATGACGTCTTTGGCCTGCAGAAAGACGCGGAGATGGCTGGTGTGGTCGCCGCCACCCGCGCCGGCGTCTGCATCATGCATACCGGCCGCGACAGGCAGAAGCTTGCCGATGTCATCGCCGACCAGTTCGAATTCCTCAATCGCTCGCTGGAGATCGCCGAGGATGCGGGTATTGGCCGCGACGCCATCGTGCTCGATCCCGGTTTCGGTTTCGCGAAGGACGAGAGCGAAAATGTCGCGCTGATGGCGCGTTTCGGCGAACTGGCTGCTTTCGGACTGCCGGTTCTGGCCGGTACGTCGCGCAAGCGTTTCATCGGGTCGCTGACGGGCCGGGATGCGGCTGAGGAACGCGATATCGGAACGGCTGCGACCACCGCGATCCTCAGGCTGGCGGGCGCTTCGATTTTTCGCGTGCACAATGTTGCCGCGACACGTGATGCGCTGGCAATCGCCGATGCGGTTCTTGCCAAAACGTCGGCAAAGGCCGATGCGTAG
- the folB gene encoding dihydroneopterin aldolase, whose product MSRYTIILKNCSFFARHGLLEQEEVLGQRFFVDAEMEVEAGDALETDEIENTVDYGVAFAVIEKIVVGQRRYLIEALANDICKALRERYPQIVWLRITVRKPSAPVPGILDYAQVSVEHRA is encoded by the coding sequence ATGAGCCGCTATACCATCATCCTGAAAAACTGTTCCTTTTTCGCCCGTCATGGTCTTCTCGAGCAGGAGGAGGTGCTGGGCCAGCGCTTTTTCGTCGATGCCGAGATGGAGGTCGAGGCGGGTGATGCGCTGGAAACAGACGAGATCGAAAATACCGTCGATTATGGCGTCGCCTTCGCCGTCATCGAAAAGATCGTCGTCGGCCAGCGCCGCTATCTCATCGAAGCTTTGGCGAACGACATCTGCAAGGCGCTGCGCGAGCGTTATCCGCAAATCGTCTGGCTGCGAATAACGGTGCGCAAACCCTCTGCCCCCGTTCCCGGCATTCTGGACTATGCGCAGGTGAGCGTTGAACACCGTGCCTGA
- the folK gene encoding 2-amino-4-hydroxy-6-hydroxymethyldihydropteridine diphosphokinase, translating to MNTVPEKTTVAALGLGGNIGNPAAAMARALRELDTHGDCRLLAVSGLYRTPPWGKTDQADFFNCCALVETSLAAPSLLKLCLDIEKGMKRVRTERWGPRTIDIDVLTYGNESLVTESIEVPHPRMTERAFVLMPLADIAPDLEVKGKSVLEWLQQADRTGIIRANEKRKWWSLPLGDE from the coding sequence TTGAACACCGTGCCTGAAAAGACGACCGTCGCTGCCCTGGGACTCGGCGGCAATATCGGCAATCCCGCCGCCGCCATGGCGAGAGCCCTGCGCGAACTGGACACGCATGGCGATTGCCGCCTGTTGGCCGTCTCCGGCCTTTACCGCACGCCACCGTGGGGCAAGACGGATCAGGCGGATTTTTTCAACTGCTGCGCCCTGGTGGAAACCTCGCTTGCGGCGCCTTCGCTGTTAAAATTATGCCTCGATATTGAGAAGGGCATGAAGCGTGTGCGGACAGAGCGCTGGGGGCCGCGCACCATCGATATCGATGTGCTGACCTATGGGAATGAATCTCTCGTAACGGAAAGCATCGAAGTGCCGCATCCGCGCATGACGGAGCGGGCTTTCGTGCTGATGCCGCTTGCCGACATCGCGCCCGATCTTGAAGTCAAAGGCAAATCCGTCCTGGAATGGCTTCAGCAGGCGGACAGGACGGGCATCATCCGCGCAAACGAAAAGCGGAAGTGGTGGTCACTCCCGCTCGGTGATGAGTAA
- a CDS encoding TIGR01620 family protein, translating into MKVPTPNDPQARRPAAFTLETEETARPSATQKRAPRSFGAEISLTPDEDDPFLAPEEIDAAALPVATPKKSRFSFGKLALGALGVLFSLAFGLWADQLIRNLFSRSDWLGYTATIALIVALLAVLVLVGREVFGIMRLNAVQSLKADAETASLDKSPKPARAIVTRLNAVLSHRAETAKGRAALKETENDVIDGPHLIELAERELLVPLDRQARALILNSSKRVSVVTAVSPRAIVDLAYVLFEVTRLVRAMAELYGGRPGTLGMLRLLKDVVAHLAVTGSIAVGDGLAQQVLGHGLASKLSARLGEGVINGLMTARIGIAAMDLCRPLPFRAVKRPGIGDFMSDLTPDLSGGKSGEKA; encoded by the coding sequence ATGAAGGTTCCCACACCCAACGATCCGCAGGCTCGCCGCCCGGCAGCTTTCACGCTCGAGACGGAAGAGACGGCACGGCCATCCGCGACGCAGAAACGTGCCCCGCGCAGCTTCGGTGCCGAGATTTCACTGACGCCCGACGAGGACGATCCGTTTCTCGCACCGGAAGAAATCGATGCAGCCGCCTTGCCGGTGGCGACGCCGAAGAAAAGCCGATTCTCCTTCGGCAAACTCGCACTCGGCGCATTGGGCGTGTTGTTCTCGCTTGCCTTCGGCCTCTGGGCGGATCAGCTCATCCGCAACCTGTTTTCCCGCTCAGACTGGCTTGGTTACACGGCGACCATCGCGCTTATCGTTGCGCTTCTGGCCGTCCTCGTCCTCGTCGGGCGGGAAGTCTTTGGAATCATGCGGCTCAATGCCGTGCAATCCTTGAAGGCTGATGCGGAGACGGCAAGCCTCGACAAGAGCCCGAAACCCGCCCGCGCCATCGTCACACGCCTCAATGCTGTCCTCTCCCACCGGGCCGAAACGGCCAAGGGACGTGCGGCGCTGAAGGAAACGGAAAACGATGTGATCGACGGCCCGCATCTGATCGAGCTTGCCGAACGTGAATTGCTGGTGCCGCTCGACCGGCAGGCGCGCGCCCTGATCCTCAATTCCTCCAAACGCGTCTCCGTCGTCACCGCCGTCAGCCCGCGTGCAATCGTTGATCTCGCTTACGTGCTGTTTGAGGTGACACGGCTGGTTCGGGCCATGGCGGAGCTTTACGGCGGCCGTCCCGGCACGCTTGGCATGTTGCGGCTGCTGAAGGATGTCGTCGCCCACCTCGCCGTGACGGGATCGATTGCCGTCGGCGACGGCCTTGCCCAGCAGGTTCTCGGTCACGGTCTTGCCTCGAAACTCTCCGCGCGACTCGGCGAAGGCGTCATCAACGGCCTGATGACGGCGCGAATCGGCATTGCGGCCATGGATCTGTGCCGTCCGTTGCCGTTCAGGGCGGTGAAGCGTCCGGGGATCGGCGATTTCATGTCCGACCTGACGCCCGATTTAAGCGGCGGAAAAAGCGGTGAAAAAGCCTGA